From Parus major isolate Abel chromosome 1A, Parus_major1.1, whole genome shotgun sequence, the proteins below share one genomic window:
- the CKAP4 gene encoding cytoskeleton-associated protein 4, whose amino-acid sequence MSAAKHRGTKGGSPPAANEKGAQPGGAEELPVKKPAAGGHGRGGRAGGGGRSGAGPRRSWAMLLSAAVVLGAALPAGWYMLQLQEEVGRSVREVEASGRQRQELAATLDTVVQKVRSLQTTFGEFESMMKIVQQKQEVSEKAVKQGESEINRISEVLQKLQNEILKDLSDGIHMVKDARERDFTSLENTVEERLTELTKSINDNIAVFTEVQQRSQDEINNMKAKVGSLEQADVYKHEIKVLKDAFDEMQASMKMKEKDIETLKSTIDSMESDVYTEVKELVNLKQEHEKFKEAADTEHLSLKALQEKVLRAEGSIMQLPSDIKRLDEDLLQVKANLNKWEDNELFRKALETFGKSNGGLESRLRHIEDSLESLASVAAQNSEKLDSFLSKEAEYENKLKSLEQSITTLQGLSNTDVTSVTDALKNLGEAQTSLYNDMENLRRSISGLPSSGALQDIQKQISTLLDQGNHQAGQAHSQGYLEKFSSMEGSVDELRSSVSQVDSDLKMIRTAVDSLVAYSVKIENNENNLESVKSSIDDLRNDLERLFVKVEKIHEKV is encoded by the exons ATGTCGGCCGCCAAGCACCGGGGCACTAAGGGGGGCAGCCCGCCCGCCGCCAACGAGAAGGGCGCGCAGCCCGGCGGCGCCGAGGAGCTGCCGGTAAAGAAGCCGGCGGCGGGGGGGCACGGCCGGGGCGGCAGGGCCGGCGGGGGGGGCCGCTCCGGCGCCGGCCCCCGCCGTAGCTGGGCGATGCTGCTGAGCGCCGCGGTGGTGCTGGGCGCCGCGCTGCCCGCCGGCTGGTacatgctgcagctgcaggaggaggtcGGGCGGAGCGTCCGGGAGGTGGAGGCCTCGGGCCGGCAGCGGCAGGAGCTGGCCGCCACCCTGGACACCGTGGTGCAGAAG GTACGTTCTCTTCAAACCACATTTGGAGAATTTGAATCCATGATGAAAATTGttcagcagaagcaggaggTGAGCGAGAAGGCTGTTAAACAAGGGGAGAGTGAAATAAACCGGATCAGTGAAGTGCTTCAGAagctgcaaaatgaaattttgaaagacTTGTCTGATGGCATTCACATGGTGAAGGATGCAAGGGAACGAGACTTCACATCTCTGGAAAACACAGTGGAAGAGAGACTAACAGAGTTGACCAAGTCTATAAATGATAACATTGCTGTGTTCACTGAAGTCCAGCAAAGGAGCCAAGATGAAATCAATAATATGAAAGCAAAGGTTGGTTCACTAGAACAGGCAGATGTGTATAAACATGAAATTAAGGTGCTAAAAGATGCTTTTGATGAAATGCAAGCAtccatgaaaatgaaagaaaaggacatAGAGACCTTGAAGAGTACAATAGACTCCATGGAGTCTGATGTGTACACTGAAGTGAAAGAGTTAGTCAACCTCAAACAAGAACATGAGAAGTTCAAAGAGGCTGCAGACACTGAACACCTTTCATTAAAAGCTTTACAAGAGAAAGTTCTGAGAGCTGAGGGTTCTATTATGCAGCTCCCTAGTGACATTAAAAGACTTGATGAAGATTTACTGCAAGTTAAAGCCAACCTCAACAAATGGGAAGATAATGAACTCTTCAGAAAAGCATTAGAAACCTTTGGGAAGAGCAATGGAGGACTGGAATCTCGATTGAGGCACATAGAAGACAGCCTAGAGTCTCTAGCGTCTGTTGCTGCTCAAAACAGTGAAAAGTTGGACTCTTTCCTTTCTAAGGAGGCAGAGTATGAGAATAAGCTCAAGAGCCTAGAACAAAGCATTACCACTCTTCAGGGACTCTCAAATACAGACGTAACTTCAGTCACAGATGCTCTGAAAAATCTAGGTGAAGCACAGACTTCACTGTACAACGACATGGAAAACTTAAGGAGAAGCATCAGTGGCTTGCCATCCTCTGGTGCTCTCCAGGATATCCAGAAACAAATTAGTACTTTGTTGGATCAAGGCAATCATCAGGCAGGTCAAGCACATTCTCAAGGCTACcttgaaaaattttcttctatgGAAGGCTCTGTAGATGAACTGAGATCTTCTGTTAGCCAGGTTGATTCTGATTTGAAAATGATAAGAACTGCAGTGGATAGTTTAGTTGCCTATTCggtgaaaattgaaaataatgagAACAACTTGGAGTCTGTGAAGAGCTCAATAGATGACCTGAGGAATGATCTGGAAAGGTTGTTtgtgaaagtagaaaaaatacatgaaaaagtTTAG